One Thalassotalea hakodatensis DNA segment encodes these proteins:
- a CDS encoding class I SAM-dependent methyltransferase: MSARIYLKDGREKSLKRKHPWIFSKAINKIKGKPMLGDTVDILDNKGKWLAKGAYSPESQISIRVWSFIENEDIDQSFFYKKIQDALTRRQWFINRDGLTGYRLIAGESDGLPGITIDKYNNLIVCQLLSAGAEFQRYTLVNVLQQLFPDCHIYERSDVDVRKKEGLAPVTGWLTEAQDSTATIIEEHGLKIHVDVAKGHKTGFYLDQRDARALAGKYSSGKTVLNCFSYTGTFALHCAANNAKEVTNVDVSQQALDLAKENIALNGLSDCKVNYVKEDVFKLLRQYKKENTKFDMIILDPPKFVDSKAQLTSACRGYKDINMIAMQLLNPGGLLLTFSCSGLLEVGLFQKVVADAALDAGKTVHFIERTMQAADHPIASNYPEGYYLKGLVCQVS, from the coding sequence ATGTCAGCAAGAATTTATTTAAAAGATGGACGAGAAAAATCATTAAAAAGAAAACACCCATGGATATTCTCTAAAGCGATAAACAAAATCAAAGGTAAACCCATGCTAGGCGATACTGTAGATATCCTTGATAACAAAGGAAAATGGTTAGCTAAGGGCGCATATTCACCAGAATCACAAATAAGTATTCGAGTATGGTCTTTTATTGAAAATGAAGATATTGATCAATCATTTTTTTACAAAAAAATTCAAGATGCGCTAACTAGGCGTCAATGGTTCATTAATCGCGATGGCCTAACAGGCTACCGATTAATTGCAGGCGAGTCAGATGGTTTACCAGGGATTACGATTGACAAGTACAATAATTTAATCGTTTGTCAGTTACTAAGTGCTGGCGCTGAATTCCAACGTTATACGTTAGTTAATGTGTTACAACAATTGTTTCCAGATTGTCATATTTATGAACGTTCAGATGTTGATGTACGTAAAAAAGAAGGCTTAGCACCAGTCACGGGTTGGTTAACAGAAGCGCAAGACTCTACCGCTACGATAATTGAAGAACACGGATTAAAAATTCATGTTGATGTTGCTAAAGGCCATAAAACTGGATTCTATCTAGATCAACGTGATGCGCGTGCACTTGCAGGAAAATACTCTTCAGGAAAAACAGTGCTTAATTGCTTTTCTTACACCGGAACATTTGCACTACACTGTGCGGCAAATAACGCTAAAGAAGTGACAAATGTTGATGTTTCCCAGCAAGCTCTTGATTTAGCAAAAGAGAATATAGCACTTAATGGTTTATCAGACTGCAAAGTAAATTATGTTAAAGAGGATGTATTCAAACTACTTCGTCAATATAAAAAAGAAAATACGAAATTTGATATGATCATTTTAGATCCGCCAAAATTCGTTGATTCTAAAGCACAGTTAACATCAGCTTGTCGCGGATATAAAGACATTAATATGATTGCAATGCAATTACTTAACCCCGGTGGCTTATTGTTAACCTTTTCATGCTCAGGACTGCTAGAGGTGGGGTTATTTCAAAAAGTTGTTGCTGATGCCGCCTTAGACGCAGGAAAAACTGTTCATTTTATCGAACGAACAATGCAAGCGGCAGATCACCCTATTGCCAGTAATTATCCAGAAGGCTATTACTTAAAAGGGTTAGTTTGCCAAGTAAGTTGA
- a CDS encoding PilZ domain-containing protein, which produces MVVSYDDKRDFYRMMLNSDVTVTIIDDEANSTILATCRDLSATGMAIEMAHPIELNTDVRVNMESSGSNVQPLDVSGKVVRVEEESADNYLIGINISEID; this is translated from the coding sequence ATGGTTGTAAGTTACGATGATAAACGTGATTTCTATCGAATGATGCTAAATAGTGATGTAACAGTTACTATTATCGACGATGAAGCAAACAGTACTATTTTAGCGACATGTCGAGATTTGAGTGCAACTGGGATGGCAATAGAAATGGCACATCCAATCGAGCTTAATACAGACGTACGCGTTAATATGGAATCTTCAGGTAGTAATGTTCAGCCTTTAGATGTTAGTGGTAAAGTTGTTCGTGTAGAGGAAGAGTCCGCTGATAACTACTTAATTGGTATTAATATCTCTGAAATTGATTAG
- a CDS encoding acylphosphatase, with protein sequence MNVSYLAHVSGLVQGVYFRASSQQMAIEYGLSGYAHNLADGEVEILLCGEEENVDKMLDWLNTGPPQAKVIAVKTKKVPWQQYNHFSIG encoded by the coding sequence ATGAATGTAAGTTACCTTGCTCATGTAAGCGGATTAGTGCAGGGCGTTTATTTTCGCGCGTCGAGCCAACAAATGGCAATAGAATATGGGTTAAGCGGTTATGCACATAATTTGGCAGATGGCGAAGTAGAGATTTTATTATGTGGAGAAGAAGAAAACGTTGATAAAATGCTAGATTGGTTAAATACAGGTCCGCCACAAGCAAAAGTAATTGCTGTTAAGACCAAAAAAGTACCTTGGCAGCAGTATAATCATTTTTCGATAGGTTAG
- a CDS encoding DUF1653 domain-containing protein, translated as MTIPIGRYQHFKGNYYQVLHIAKHSETEELHVVYQPEYGEKGIWIRPLSMFDETIERNGVTMKRFQYIAASTN; from the coding sequence ATGACTATTCCTATCGGTCGTTACCAACATTTTAAAGGGAACTATTATCAAGTTCTTCACATTGCAAAGCATAGTGAAACGGAAGAATTGCATGTGGTATATCAACCAGAATATGGTGAAAAAGGTATTTGGATAAGGCCATTATCAATGTTTGACGAAACCATAGAAAGAAATGGTGTAACAATGAAGCGTTTTCAATACATAGCAGCATCTACGAATTAA